In Caulobacter sp. X, the sequence GCGATGACCAGGACGGCGAGGGTCAGGACCGGGAACATCCAACCGACGTCGCCCATGAACTCGGCGACGAACTTGTCGGCCATGCCGTCGTCCGCGAGCGTCTTGGCCGCATGAAGGGCCGCGCCGATGCCCGAGGCCAAGCCCCCGATCAAGGTGACGCCCAGCAGCACGCCCAGCCGGAGCAGCAGCCGGCCTTCCAGAGAGCGAGGCCAGGACGCGCGCTTCATGCCTGCTCCTCCAGGAAGTAGCCGACGCCGCGCACCGTATGGATGGCGCAGACGGCCTTGGCCTCGATCAGCTTGCGCCGCAGGTGATGGACGTGGACCGGAATGGCGTTGGAGCCCAGCTCGTCGCCCATGCCGTAGAGCTTCTCTTCCAGTACGGCCTTGGGCACGACCCTTCCGAGACGGCGGATCAGGTGCTCCAGGATGGCGATCTCCTGCCGGGCGAGCGGCACGACCTGGCCGTCGACTTCGACATCGCGCCCCACGGTGTCGAGCACCAGATTGCCGGCCTCCAGGCGAACGCCGAGCGGCCCGCCGGGACGCCGTAAGAGCGCCTTCACGCGGGCGACCACCTCGACCATGGCGAAGGGCTTGATGAGATAGTCGTCCGCGCCGGCGTCTAGCCCCGCGACGCGATCCTCTACGGTGTCGCGTGCGGTCAGGACGAGGATCGGAGGCGTGTCGGGTTTGCGCCGCAGCGCCGTGAGCAGGCGAAGACCGTCGCCGTCGGGCAGGCCCAGATCGAGCACCGCCGCGTCGTAGCTTGTCAGTTCCAGCGCGGCCTGCGCGTCGGCCACCGTCGCCACCGTATCGACCACGAAGCTGGCCTGGCGCAGTCCCTCGGCGACCAGTTCGGCGATCCGCCGCTCATCCTCGATCACCAGCAGGCGCATGGCTCCTCGCTTCCTCTCAACGCGATAGGGCGCGGGTTCTTTTACGGCTGTTTTAAGGGGCGCCGAAGAGCGGCCGGCCTCTAAAACTGCCTTAAACTTCGCGGGCAGACTGGGAGGACATTTCCCCAGACGGCGATCGAGCGATCATGCGTCAAGTTCTGAAATCCTCGAGCATGGGCGGCCATCGCTCCGGCTTGAGTCGCCGAAGCGCGCTGGTCTTCGGACTCTTGTTGCTGCCTGGCGTGGCCAGCGCCGGCGACAGCACGAGTGTCAGCGCCAGCGCCAATCCCAGAGCTTGCGCCCCTTACCGCGTGCTCTTCGTCTGCCCGGCGGGGACGGTGAAGAGCGCCATCGCACGTGAGGTTCTGAGGAGGAAGGCGCCGGCCTGGCAAGTCCCCATCGAGGTGCGATCGCGCGGGCTCAAGATCGAGGATCATCTCTATCCCGAGCTTGCCGAGCGACTGCACGCCGACGGGATCGAGCCGACTTCAGAGCCCGCGCGGACTTTCGCGCTGGCGGATGCGGCCTGGGCCGACATCGTCATCGCCTTCGACGAGGCCGCCGCGGCGCCGGGGCTTTCGGAAGCCCGCGCCTGGCGCACGCCGTCCTGGGTCACGGACTATGATCGCGCCAAAGCCGATCTCGACCAGCGTCTCGGCGAACTGCTGAACGAGCTGGCCGAGAGTTCCTGCCGTTCCACGTCTTCCATCCCTCGCTAACAGGAAACCACCCATGACCGAGTTTCGTGCTGATCGTCGCCAGGTCCTGGCGGGAGCGGCTCTGGTCGGCGCGCTCGCCGCCGCTCCCGCAGCGCCGGCTTTGGCCCAGACCAAGGCCACGCCCGGCTTCGCGCCTCAAGCCCTGCCGTTCGATCCCAAGACGATCACCGGCCTGTCGGAAAAGCTGCTCACCAGCCACCACGACAACAACTACGTCGGCGCCGTGAAGCGCTTGGGGGCCATCGACGCACAGCTCGCCGGACTCGACCCCGCCGCCGCGCCGACGTTCCTGCTGAACGGCCTCAAGCGCGAGGAGCTGATCGCCTGGAATTCGATGATCCTGCACGAGCTGTACTTCGCCGGCCTGGGCGCGCCGTCCAAGCCGGGCGCGGCGCTGGCCGCCGCCATCGAGCGGGACTTTGGGAGCGACGCCCGCTGGCGCGCCGAGTTCGCGGCCATGGGCAAGGCGCTGGGCGGCGGATCGGGCTGGGTGCTGCTGACCTGGAGCGCGCGCGACAAGCGCCTGGTCAACACCTGGGCCGCCGATCACACCATGACCCTGGCTGGTGGAACGCCGCTGCTGGCGCTCGACATGTACGAACACGCCTACGCGATGGACTACGGCGCCAAGGCGGGCGCCTATGTCGACGCCTTCATGGCGACCATCAACTGGAGCCACGCGGACGGCCTGTTCAAGGGCATGGCCGCGTGACGGGGAAGGCGACCGTGAGACCCGATCCTTGGAGATGGGCGGCGGTCGCCTTATCGGCCCTATGCGGTGTCGCGGCCTGCGCCAGCGCGGGCGCCCAGGCGCCGCTGGCCCTGGACCGAACGATCCCGCTCGCCGGGGTCAAGGGACGCATCGACCATCTGGCGGTGGATGTCGCCGGCCAGCGCTTATTCGTCGCCGAACTGGGCAACGGCTCGGTCGAGGCGATCGACCTGCGCTCGGGCAAGTCGCTGGGGCGGATCACCGGTCTCGCGGAACCGCAGGGCCTGGCCTATCTGGCCGACCGTGACGAACTGGCTGTGGCCAACGGCGGGGACGGGACGGTGCGCTTCTACAAGGCCGCCGACCTCGCGCCGGCGGGCATGGTCCGCGTTGGCGACGATGCCGACAATCTGCGCATCGATACGCGATCGGGGCGTCTGGTGGTGGGCTACGGCGACGGCGCCCTGGCGACGATCGACCCGGCTTCGCGGAAGGTGGTGAGCGAGCTGAAGCTTCCCGGCCATCCCGAAGGCTTCCGGCTGGACGGCCCCAAGGCTTTCGTCAATGTGCCCGACGCTGGCGCGATCGTGGCAGGGGATATCGACCAGGGCAGGGTGACGGCGACCTGGAAGGCGGACCATCGCTGGAACTTCCCGATGGCGCTGGACGGGAACGGTGCGCTGGTCACGGTCTACAGACTGCCCGCGCGCCTGGCGGTGATGGCGGACGGCGCTGTGCGCGGCGACGTCTCCACCTGCGGCGACGCTGACGATGTCTTCGTCGATGGCCGACGCCAAAGGTTCTACGTCGTCTGCGGTTCGGGCGATGTGGAGGTGCGGTCATCGACGCCGCCTTATGCATCCCTGGGACGGGCGAAGACGCGGAGCGGCGCGCGTACGGGGCTCTTCGTGCCCGAGCAGGATCGGCTGTTCGTGGCGGCCAGGGCGGCGGGCTCGGCGGAAGCGGCGATCCTCGTCTTCAAGCCCATCGACTAGAGGCCGGGCCCCGGACTTTCCGAAGCCTTGGCGCTGGTGAGGTGCGGCCGACGGCGGGGGGGGGGAACCGCCGGCCGCGAGCGCCGGAGATGTCTTGGGGGCTGAGCATCTCCGGCGAACCGTCAGGCGACCTCGGCCGCGCGGCGCGTCCGGCGAAGGACGAGGCCGCAGATGGCGGGCAGCACGAACAGGGTCAGGGCGGTCGAGGTGATCAGGCCGCCGATGACGACCGTGGCCAACGGACGCTGCACCTCCGCGCCCGTGCCCGTGCCGATGGCCATGGGTACGAAGCCAAGGGAGGCGACCAGGGCGGTCATCAGCACCGGCCGGAAGCGTTCCAGAGCCCCGTGGGTCACCGCCTCGTCGACCGCCATACCGTCCTCGATATTGCGGCGGATGGCGGCGATCAGGACGAGGCCGTTCAGCACCGCCACGCCCGAGACGGCGATAAAGCCGACGGCGGCCGAGACCGAGAACGGGATGCCGCGCAGGAAGATCGCGAAGATCCCGCCCGCCAGGGCCAGCGGCACGGCGGTGAACACCGTGCCGGCCAAGGCGGCGCTACGCAGGGCCATGTAGAGCACGCCGAAGATCATCAGGAAGCAGATCGGCACGATCAGGCTGAGGCGCTTGCTGGCTGCCTGCAGGTTCTGGAACTGGCCGCCCCACTCGATGTACGAGCCGGCCGGCAGGCGAACCTGCTGGTCGATCTTCTTCTGGGCCTCGTCGACGAATGAGCCGAGGTCGCGGCCGACGACGTTGGTCTCGACATAGACGCGGCGCTTGCCGTTGTCGCGGCTGACCTCATTGAGGCCCTCGGTGAACTGGAAGCTGGCCAGCTGGCGCAGCGGCACCGAGGCGCGGGGGCCGGTTCCGGTCTGCGGCAGCATCACCGGGATG encodes:
- a CDS encoding response regulator; this encodes MRLLVIEDERRIAELVAEGLRQASFVVDTVATVADAQAALELTSYDAAVLDLGLPDGDGLRLLTALRRKPDTPPILVLTARDTVEDRVAGLDAGADDYLIKPFAMVEVVARVKALLRRPGGPLGVRLEAGNLVLDTVGRDVEVDGQVVPLARQEIAILEHLIRRLGRVVPKAVLEEKLYGMGDELGSNAIPVHVHHLRRKLIEAKAVCAIHTVRGVGYFLEEQA
- a CDS encoding low molecular weight phosphatase family protein, whose translation is MRQVLKSSSMGGHRSGLSRRSALVFGLLLLPGVASAGDSTSVSASANPRACAPYRVLFVCPAGTVKSAIAREVLRRKAPAWQVPIEVRSRGLKIEDHLYPELAERLHADGIEPTSEPARTFALADAAWADIVIAFDEAAAAPGLSEARAWRTPSWVTDYDRAKADLDQRLGELLNELAESSCRSTSSIPR
- a CDS encoding superoxide dismutase; amino-acid sequence: MTEFRADRRQVLAGAALVGALAAAPAAPALAQTKATPGFAPQALPFDPKTITGLSEKLLTSHHDNNYVGAVKRLGAIDAQLAGLDPAAAPTFLLNGLKREELIAWNSMILHELYFAGLGAPSKPGAALAAAIERDFGSDARWRAEFAAMGKALGGGSGWVLLTWSARDKRLVNTWAADHTMTLAGGTPLLALDMYEHAYAMDYGAKAGAYVDAFMATINWSHADGLFKGMAA
- a CDS encoding YncE family protein, giving the protein MRPDPWRWAAVALSALCGVAACASAGAQAPLALDRTIPLAGVKGRIDHLAVDVAGQRLFVAELGNGSVEAIDLRSGKSLGRITGLAEPQGLAYLADRDELAVANGGDGTVRFYKAADLAPAGMVRVGDDADNLRIDTRSGRLVVGYGDGALATIDPASRKVVSELKLPGHPEGFRLDGPKAFVNVPDAGAIVAGDIDQGRVTATWKADHRWNFPMALDGNGALVTVYRLPARLAVMADGAVRGDVSTCGDADDVFVDGRRQRFYVVCGSGDVEVRSSTPPYASLGRAKTRSGARTGLFVPEQDRLFVAARAAGSAEAAILVFKPID